The following is a genomic window from Paenibacillus thiaminolyticus.
CGCTGTCATGAAGCTTGCGCGCCCAGCCGCTGTAATATGCAACCATATCGTCCCTGCTTTCCGGCTGGATCCAGGCAAGCGTCTGCTCGATGAGCATAATTTCCCGGGACATATTCTCCTCCAACTGGCGGATATGATTGTGCTTGAAGGTGGACGCCATATAAATGCCGGCTGCCGTCACGGATATCCCGATCAGCAGCACAAAGATCAAAGTCAAACGGGTGCGAAACCGCGACATGCGCATCTCTCCACTTCATTCTCAAGGTTGTAGGTCTATGTTCCATCCTACCGACCGTTGCGCCGTTTGGCTAGAGTGTCTTATGTAAAGGTTTTGTAAACCCTGAACGGAACCGCGTTCTCCGATATTCTTCCCTTCGGATGACCATTGTCATTCCGGCCGGGCCATACAAACAAATCCCCGGTCCGCGACCGGGGATTAAAGAATGATTGCTTATGCAAAGACAGGGTCCTTGAACTGGGCCAGCTTCTCGAACGAGCTGCGATCGACGTCCGCGTGCAGGCTGTTGCCATGCGCATCCATCGTCACGATCGCCGCGAACCCTTCTACATCGAGATGCCACATCGCTTCCGGAATGCCGAATTCGAGGAAATCGACTCCGTTCACTTGCTTCATGCATTCCGCATAATATTGAGCCGCTCCGCCAATCGCATTCAAATAGACGGCGCCATGCTCCTGCAGCGCGGCCAGTGTCTTCGCACCCATGCCGCCTTTGCCGATGACGGCGCGGATGCCGAATTTCTTAATGATATCGCCTTGGTACGGCTCCTCGCGAATGCTCGTCGTCGGTCCGGCCGCCTTGACATGCCAGCCTTCCTCATCCTTCAGCATAACCGGGCCGCAATGATAGATGACCGCCCCGTCCAGATCGACCGGCGCATCATAGTCCATCAAATATTTATGAAGCGCGTCTCGTCCCGTGTGCATCTCACCGTTGATAACGACGACGTCCCCTACCTTCAGGGAGCGGATCTGCTCCTCGGAAATCGGCGTGTTCAGCACGATGCGGCGGCTCTCGCTCTTCACAGGAGCTGCTTCAGCAGCTTCTGTCGCTTCTTCGGCAGTTCCTGCCGCTTCACCTTCCGCGGCGCTGTCCATCGGAAGCTCGCTTCCTCGCTCGTATACCCATTCCTTAATCTCTCCGCTCGCGCTGTCGAGCAGGACGCCTTGGCGCCGGTAAGCCCAGCAGTTATAGGCAACCGATACGAAAAAGCTCGCCGGCAGCCGGTTCATGACCCCAATCTTGCAGCCGAGCAGCGTCACCTCGCCGCCGAAGCCCATCGTACCGATGCCCAACTGATTCGCCTTATCCAAAATATATTCTTCCAATTGCCGCAGCTCAGCGATCGGATTCGTATCATCTACGCGGCGGAACAGTTGCTGCTTCGCCAACTCGTAGCCCGTCGTCCGATCACCGCCTATGCCGACACCGATGAAGCCTGCACTGCAGCCCTGCCCCTGAGCCTGGTAGATCGCATGCAGAATGCACTTGCGGATGCCGTCGAGATCGCGGCCGGCCTTGCCCAGGCCCTCCAGCTCGGCCGGCAGGCTGTACTGGATGTTCTTGTTCTCGCAGCCGCCGCCCTTCAAGATGAGGCGCACCTCGATGTCGCCGCGCTCCCACTGCTCGAAATGGATAACCGGCGTTCCCGGGCCGAGATTGTCCCCGCTGTTCGCTCCCGTCAAGGAATCGACGGAATTGGTACGGAGCTTGCCTTCCTTCGTCGCGCGGCTGACCGCTTCCTGAATCTCCCGCTTCATGACGATCTGATTCGCGCCTACCGGAGTATGCACGATGAACGTCGGCATGCCGGTATCCTGACAGATGGGGGATACCTTCGTCTCCGCCATTACAATGTTGCGGGCGATCGTGCCCAAGGACAGTCCGGCGCGCGTTGCAGCGTCCTCGCGCGCTTGCGCTTCCCGGATCACCTTGCGCACATCGCCCGGCAGATTGGTTGATGTCTCCACGATCAAATCATATACGCTCTGCAAAAACGATTTCATAAGCAAACCCAAGCCCCTCTCTTCGAATATCCCGCTATCTATCTGCAGTCATCTGGCTGTCTGTCGGGTTCCTCTCTATCTTCTCTGCTTCGGCCGATTCGACATGCCGCATGCGGCGTGAATCCGCTTCCTATAGTAATATAATAGCATAATAGGAGCGTCTGTCGAAGACATTCGGACGAAGTTACCCGGAGCTCGATGCGATGCCGGAAAGGATGAGAACCTATGGATCCAACCAAGGACGAGGCCCAAGCCGGGCGTCCGCACGGACATCATTTTTTTGCCTATATGTATCGGTTGAAGCATATCGAGCGCTGGAGCCTGATGCGCAATACGACGAAGGAGAACGTCGCCGAGCACAGCTTCCACGTCGCGATGACGACGCATATGCTGTGCACAATCGGGAACGAGGTGTACGGAAAAGCGCTGGACACAGGCCGGGCCGTCATGATGGCGCTGTTCCACGACGCGACGGAAGTGTTCACGGGTGATATTCCGACGCCCGTCAAGCACCATAATACGCGCATTCTGGCCAATTTCCGCGAGATCGAGCAATTGGCTGCAGAGCGGCTTATCAGCATGATTCCGGCTGAGCTGCAGACGGCCTATGCGCCGCTCATCGATCAGACGCTGGATGAGGAACTGAAGCGCTATGTGAAGGCTGCCGATCTGCTCGACGCCTACTTCAAATGCGGAAGCGAAGCGGCAGCGGGCAACCGGGAATTCGATGTGGCCCGGCGGCAGACCGAGCAAAAATTGCGGGCGCTCGGCCTGGAGGAAATCGACTATGTCCTTACCCGCCTCGGGCCAAGCTTCGACATGACGCTGGACGAAATGTCGTTGTCCGACAGCTAGGCTCACGTAGTTCCTCCTCCCTATCCCGCAGACTGGCGATAGTTTTGGAAATCATCCCGCGGTCTGTTAAAATTAAGGTAAAAAATACAGCGAAAATTGTCGCCGTTGGATAGGAAGAAAGGAAGAACGCCATGCCATTATTCAATGTTACACTGGTTCATCGCATTTTTCGCGGCATATGGGTAACCATCGTCACACTCGGGGCTATCCTGCTATTTTATTATGGCTTCCGGATAATTTACCCGTTCCTGATTGCCTGGCTGCTGGCCTATATGATGAACCCGCTCGTCCGGTTTTTGGAGCAAAAATGGAGGTTCCCGCGCTGGACGGCCGTAGCCTCCTCTATATTGCTGTTCGGCTCGATCATTACCTTCGCGATCTTCGTCTTCACGACCAAGATCGTATCGGAGTCCTGGCATATCGTGGGCCTCGTGCAGGAGCAGATCGCGGAGTGGAGGAATTGGCTGAATGATTACTATCATTCCGCTGAATTCCAAGCTATCCTGTCCGATCTGAATGAGACGCTGACAGCGATCGACTTGCAATCGTCCTTGTCGAAATATACGAGCACGATCGCGACGACCGGCTCGGCTCTCGTCGCCTACTTATTCAACTTTATTAAAGCGAGCGTGCTGTTCCTGCCCAAGCTGGCTGTGATCACCGTCATTATTATGGTCGCTACCTATCTCATCAGCAAGCAGTGGAATTCGCTGGCGACGGCGAGCAAGCAGATGGTGCCCGAACGGGTGCGCGCCTCCATTGGCGTCGTAATCGGCGATCTGCAGCATGCCATTTTCGGATACGTGAAGGGACATATTATTTTATCCAGCATTACCGCACTCGTCTTTTTTGTCGGGCTGCTTGTTCTTGGCGTCGAGTATGCCTTCACGATCGCGATTATCGGCGGGATCGTCGATCTGATTCCGCTGATCGGGATCCCCGCCATAGTCGTCCCGTGGGCGGTGTTCTCCTTCATCGAAGGCAATTTGTTCCTGGGGACCGGTCTTCTGGTGCTATGGCCGGTTATTCTCGTGACGCGGCATGCCTTTGAACCGAAGGTGTACGGCTCCAGCATCGGACTGAATCCGCTTATGCTGCTTATCTTTTTGTTCGCGGGACTTCATCTGCTCGGGGTGATCGGCATTTTTGTCGGCATCATCGCCCTCGTCGTCCTGACAGCGCTGCAGCGCGCCCATGTATTCCGCGATGTCTGGCGTTATATTATGACCGGTTCCTTCTTTCCGATGGCGCCCCCTGCACCCAAATAAGCAAGCAGCTTCGCAAGGACAACAAAGAGAGCGCCATTCCCCCGGAATGCGCTCTCTTTGCCTGTCAGGCCGGCCTTAGCTCTTCACGCCGCTTCTTACCGGAAGGACGTCACCAGCCCATTCAGCAGCGTTCTAATATCATATTGATACTCGTTAATCGGGGCGATCGGCTTATTGATGCCCAACAGCGTATATACAGCGATTCTTGCCGTTCGGACAGAATATTCTTCCGTAAAGACGACGTCGTTCGGAATCTCGCAGAATTGCCCGACGAAGGCCAGATTCGTAGAGCCCTGCGGGACGACCTGCGGCCGGTCGCCGATCGCTCGCGGCATGAACTGCGCCGTAATATACGGCATCATGCACGGAATACAGTTGGCGGTCTGAATCATCGCATCCATATCCTCATGGAAATGAAGATGATTTAACAACTCCGTCAATATCTCTTCGCCGGTGCAGTCCGACATTTTTTTCTTCACATAGTCGCCTTCATTATCCGGGAACAGACCGTAGCCCCAGAACACGCGGACATGCTCCGGCTGGTTCCGGAAATGCGGCTGATGCGCCAGCACAATCGACATCAGCCAACTGGACTCCTTGAACGTGACCAAAGCGCCTGTTCCTGCCTTATTGCGTGAGAAGGCTTCCATCCGATCGAAAAATCTCGAGTCCTGGCAGGTCACGGTGAAGGACTCCCACTTCGAGCCTTCGATATGGTCGTCGAATGAAGAAGGATTGCCCAATCCGGGCTTCTTCGCGGCGATGCGATCCCATAGCTTCCACGAGCTTCCCTTGCCGTTCAAGCTTGGGGCAGACGTCATCGAGCCAAGGCTATAGCCCTCCGTCATCGACCCGTTCGTCACGATGACAAGATCGCCGTCATTGAGTTCTATCGTTCCCGGCGAACCTTCTTTGACATAATGAATTTTCGTTACCGTAATGCCGCGGCCTTCTTTGAAATCCAGATCGGTCACCGTGCATTTCATATTGAAATCGACGCCATGCTGCGTCAAATAATGGTGGAGCGGAACCGTAAGGGAATCATATTGATTGTATGGCGTTCTCGTCACCCCTTCAAGCGTATGAATTCGCGGGAACTCATGCATGAAGCGGATCATGTATCGTTTGAGTTCGGCGGCGCTATGCCAAGGCTGGAATGCGAACGTGGTCGCCCACATATACCAGAAATTCGTCTCGAAGAAATGCGGGCCGAACCAATCCTGGATCCGGGCTGTGCCCAGCTTCTCTTCCGGCGTCATAATGAGCTTGGACATCGCGATTCGATCCGCCATATCGAAGCCCATTGACGTCACATCCTGGACTTCGGCGTGCTTATTGACGAGACGCGCATTCGAATGCGTCGGATGAGCCGTATCGAACTCGATAATTTCGTCTCGGACGGATTTGGCCGGATCGTCGATAGAAGGGATCGAGCTTAACAGATCCCAAGTGTTCTCATAGGTCTCATCATTGAGCATGCGGCCCCCGCGAATGACATATCCTTGCTCGCCATTGCCGGAGCCGTCGTTGCTGCCGCCGAGTATTTTCATTTCCTCCATGATATGAATGTGGGAACCAGGGAAATCACAGTCTCGAACGAGGAAAGCAGCACCTGCGAGTGACGCGATTCCGCCACCGACAAAATAGACTTGCTTGGTATTGTACTCCGTGCTCATAACCGTCGCCTCCATTGGTATGATTGCTTGTGTTCCTCAGCAAACTAACTGTATTACACGAAGACGGCCCGCGGAATAATCAATATGCGGCGGCTGTATGATTTTTTGTCATTCGCAATAAAATGTATAGTTTTCTAGCGAGAGGCAGCCTCGCTTACTGGGGCTTATGCTCATAGCGATGCAGCGCTTTGGCGAAATTGCCCTCTAACAGCTCGTTCAATTTTTGGATCATCCGGTCCGGATTCTCGTTCATTCCGTTCTCCATCCACTGAATCACGAGGCCGGTAAAGGCAAGCGCATAGAAATTGGCGATAAATTTCTTATCCTCTTCCCGAACCTTCATTCGATCCGAGACTTCGTTCACCACATCCATCATTAAGCCCATCGTGACGCTGTACAAATAATGATCGAGATGGTTCCTTGCCAATGAGTTAAGCGTGTTGAGACAAAATGCTTTGTTGTTCTCGATATAGTGAAAAATTCTGCGGAATCCTTGCGTCCATGTGCTATAGCTTCGATAGTGGGCGATGCTCTCGACGGCTTCAGATTGGTACACCCAGCCGAGCAAATCGTAAATGTCCTGAAAATGGTAATAAAACGTTTGCCTGTTCAAGCCGCAGCGATCCACGATATGCTTGACCGTAATTTTATTGAAAGGGTGGTCGTTCATCAGTTCCTTGAGCGAGGTTGCAAGCGCTTTCCTCGTTATGAGCGAGCTGGACATTCCATCACCTGCTGTATCAGAATACAACTCTGAAATTTATGCTTATTATACCCGCAATCATATACCGCTACAAATGACTTGGCGCAATAAGCGCTAGCAAAATTGAGGGTTGTGTCCCCGTCGGTTTCTCAAAAACCTCTTGACAGAATAACCGCCTTTGATAAAATAGGCTTTGGATTTGATCGATAATGATTCTCAATATCATTTGTAATATCGACGGTCCATCCCATAGCCGCTTCGGCATTGCATTTTTATACATAAAGGGGGTTGCACAAATGCAAGCAGATGAAGCGGTCCATCCTCCTCTCACCGGGACCGTCCGATTCTCTCGCCTTATGATCGCAGTCGGGCTGATCCTTCTTGGGGCGATACTGCTTGCAGCAGGCTTTGTCGTTTCCATTTCGTATGGCGCTGCAGACGCAGGCTACCACGATGTATTGGATTTGATGTTGGGGTTCAATACCGATTCGGCTTCCCAACTGCTCATTTACGAGCTGCGGATGCCAAGAGCGATCAGCGGAATATTGGTGGGCGCGTGCCTGGCGGCATCAGGCGCCATCATGCAGGGCATTACCCGCAATCCGCTGGCCACCCCATCGATTATGGGGCTGTCTCAAGGCTCGGGTCTGGCGATTGCCATCGCCATGATTGTGTTGCCGGCGTTAAGCTACTTTGAAATGGTCATCTTCTCCTTTGCCGGCGCGGCGGCGGGAGTCATGATCGTCTACGCCATCAGCGCGCTGTCCCCGGGCGGGATGTCGCCGCTCAAGCTGGTCCTGGCCGGAGCTGCAGTAAGCTCTCTGTTCGGAGCGCTAGCCTCCGGGCTGGCGATTTATTTCAACATCGCGCAAGACATCAGCTTCTTCGCGGCCGGCGGACTGACCATGGTCCGGTGGGACGCGATAGAGATGCTGCTCCCGGTAAGCGCGGTATGCCTGGCGATGGCGATAGTGCTATCGCGGGATATTACCCTGCTCAGCTTCGGCGAGGAAGTAGCCGCCGGACTGGGGCAGCGCACCGTACTGATTAAGACGCTGTGCACGATCGTCGTCTTATTCATGACTGGCGCCGCCGTATCGGTGGCGGGAGGAGTTGGCTTCGTAGGGCTGATCATCCCGCATATGGTGCGGTCGCTCGTCGGCGTCGACTATCGGCTGATTATTCCTTGCTCCGCCGTATTCGGCGGCGTTCTCGTCACCTATGCAGACATTGCAGCCAGATGGTTCAACGCGCCTTATGAGACACCGATAGGGGCGGTTACCGCCGTCATCGGCGTTCCGTTCTTCCTCTATCTGGCGCGTACAGAAGGGAGGGCCCTGTGATGCGGCCGTTGCGTATGACCCCGCATGGACGAGCCTCCCTTGTGCTGGGACTGCTGGCCGCGATAATTATTGCGGTATTTCTCATCAGCCTGAACTCAGGCTCGATCCCGTTGTCTCCGCTTGACGTAGTGAAGACGCTGTTCGGCGGCGGAACCCAGCAGCAGGAGACCGTCCTGTTCCAATTCCGGATGCCGCGCATGGTCATTGCGCTGCTCATCGGTTGCGGACTGGCGGTATCAGGTGTCATCCTGCAGGGATTGTCGCGCAATGCGCTGGCCGATCCGGGAATTCTCGGAATTAACGCCGGAGCCGGGCTGGCGGTTGTGCTCTTCATGTATTTGGTGTTCGAGACGAAGGAGATCAAGAGCGTATTG
Proteins encoded in this region:
- a CDS encoding fumarate hydratase produces the protein MKSFLQSVYDLIVETSTNLPGDVRKVIREAQAREDAATRAGLSLGTIARNIVMAETKVSPICQDTGMPTFIVHTPVGANQIVMKREIQEAVSRATKEGKLRTNSVDSLTGANSGDNLGPGTPVIHFEQWERGDIEVRLILKGGGCENKNIQYSLPAELEGLGKAGRDLDGIRKCILHAIYQAQGQGCSAGFIGVGIGGDRTTGYELAKQQLFRRVDDTNPIAELRQLEEYILDKANQLGIGTMGFGGEVTLLGCKIGVMNRLPASFFVSVAYNCWAYRRQGVLLDSASGEIKEWVYERGSELPMDSAAEGEAAGTAEEATEAAEAAPVKSESRRIVLNTPISEEQIRSLKVGDVVVINGEMHTGRDALHKYLMDYDAPVDLDGAVIYHCGPVMLKDEEGWHVKAAGPTTSIREEPYQGDIIKKFGIRAVIGKGGMGAKTLAALQEHGAVYLNAIGGAAQYYAECMKQVNGVDFLEFGIPEAMWHLDVEGFAAIVTMDAHGNSLHADVDRSSFEKLAQFKDPVFA
- the yfbR gene encoding 5'-deoxynucleotidase; this encodes MDPTKDEAQAGRPHGHHFFAYMYRLKHIERWSLMRNTTKENVAEHSFHVAMTTHMLCTIGNEVYGKALDTGRAVMMALFHDATEVFTGDIPTPVKHHNTRILANFREIEQLAAERLISMIPAELQTAYAPLIDQTLDEELKRYVKAADLLDAYFKCGSEAAAGNREFDVARRQTEQKLRALGLEEIDYVLTRLGPSFDMTLDEMSLSDS
- the ytvI gene encoding sporulation integral membrane protein YtvI; this encodes MPLFNVTLVHRIFRGIWVTIVTLGAILLFYYGFRIIYPFLIAWLLAYMMNPLVRFLEQKWRFPRWTAVASSILLFGSIITFAIFVFTTKIVSESWHIVGLVQEQIAEWRNWLNDYYHSAEFQAILSDLNETLTAIDLQSSLSKYTSTIATTGSALVAYLFNFIKASVLFLPKLAVITVIIMVATYLISKQWNSLATASKQMVPERVRASIGVVIGDLQHAIFGYVKGHIILSSITALVFFVGLLVLGVEYAFTIAIIGGIVDLIPLIGIPAIVVPWAVFSFIEGNLFLGTGLLVLWPVILVTRHAFEPKVYGSSIGLNPLMLLIFLFAGLHLLGVIGIFVGIIALVVLTALQRAHVFRDVWRYIMTGSFFPMAPPAPK
- a CDS encoding oleate hydratase, yielding MSTEYNTKQVYFVGGGIASLAGAAFLVRDCDFPGSHIHIMEEMKILGGSNDGSGNGEQGYVIRGGRMLNDETYENTWDLLSSIPSIDDPAKSVRDEIIEFDTAHPTHSNARLVNKHAEVQDVTSMGFDMADRIAMSKLIMTPEEKLGTARIQDWFGPHFFETNFWYMWATTFAFQPWHSAAELKRYMIRFMHEFPRIHTLEGVTRTPYNQYDSLTVPLHHYLTQHGVDFNMKCTVTDLDFKEGRGITVTKIHYVKEGSPGTIELNDGDLVIVTNGSMTEGYSLGSMTSAPSLNGKGSSWKLWDRIAAKKPGLGNPSSFDDHIEGSKWESFTVTCQDSRFFDRMEAFSRNKAGTGALVTFKESSWLMSIVLAHQPHFRNQPEHVRVFWGYGLFPDNEGDYVKKKMSDCTGEEILTELLNHLHFHEDMDAMIQTANCIPCMMPYITAQFMPRAIGDRPQVVPQGSTNLAFVGQFCEIPNDVVFTEEYSVRTARIAVYTLLGINKPIAPINEYQYDIRTLLNGLVTSFR
- the dhaS gene encoding dihydroxyacetone kinase transcriptional activator DhaS, with product MSSSLITRKALATSLKELMNDHPFNKITVKHIVDRCGLNRQTFYYHFQDIYDLLGWVYQSEAVESIAHYRSYSTWTQGFRRIFHYIENNKAFCLNTLNSLARNHLDHYLYSVTMGLMMDVVNEVSDRMKVREEDKKFIANFYALAFTGLVIQWMENGMNENPDRMIQKLNELLEGNFAKALHRYEHKPQ
- a CDS encoding FecCD family ABC transporter permease: MQADEAVHPPLTGTVRFSRLMIAVGLILLGAILLAAGFVVSISYGAADAGYHDVLDLMLGFNTDSASQLLIYELRMPRAISGILVGACLAASGAIMQGITRNPLATPSIMGLSQGSGLAIAIAMIVLPALSYFEMVIFSFAGAAAGVMIVYAISALSPGGMSPLKLVLAGAAVSSLFGALASGLAIYFNIAQDISFFAAGGLTMVRWDAIEMLLPVSAVCLAMAIVLSRDITLLSFGEEVAAGLGQRTVLIKTLCTIVVLFMTGAAVSVAGGVGFVGLIIPHMVRSLVGVDYRLIIPCSAVFGGVLVTYADIAARWFNAPYETPIGAVTAVIGVPFFLYLARTEGRAL